The Leptospira harrisiae genome segment ATTAGAACAATCAGTTGGTTTTACTGATGCATATTTAATGTTAAAAAATACAAAACCAACGGCCCTTGTCATCGCAACCACCGCACCTTTCCATTGCGAATATGTATGTGCAGCAGCAGAATTAGGTATAAAATATATTCTTTGCGAAAAACCTATGGCAATCTCATTGGAGGAAGTTGAAAAAATGAAGTCTTCATGTGATAAAGCAGGGTCAATTTTGGCGATCAACCATCAAATGAGGTTTATGCCACAATACACACAGGTAAAGGCTTTGATTCAGGAAGGTGATCGTCTAGGCACATTGTCCAGTATCATTGTTGCCGGTTCTAACTTTGGCCTTGCTATGAATGCTAGTCACTATTTTGAAATGTTTCGTTATATGACAGATTCAAATGTGGAGACAATTCAAGCATGGTTTGAAGAAGGCCAATTACCAAATCCCCGGGGGCCACAATTTGAAGATCGCTCTGGTAGGTTACTCGCAAAAAATCATTTAGGCATTTCTATGTTTATCGATTTCTCATCTAACTCTGGTTATGGCTTACAGCTTGTTTATATTTGTCGTAATGGTCAAGTTCTTGTAGATGAGCTTACTGGAGATTTAAGAATTTCTTCTCGTAAAACTGAATTTCGCGAACTGCCAACTAGTCGTTATGGAATGCCGGCTGACATTATCAATACACAAATCGAACCAGCTGATACAGTTGTACCAACAGTGCGAGTATGGAATGCTTTATTGGAAGGCGAATCTTTTCCTGACGGTGATGCAGGTGCACATGCCATGGCATGTTTGGTTGCTGCACATTCGTCTCATGAAAATGGGAATGTTCCAATTTCTATCAATAGTTCAAACATAAGAAAAAATCAAAAATTTAATTGGGCATAATTCAGAGAGTTCGACATGAAAAAGTGGAAAATTGCAATTATTGGTGCCGGTTATATGGCAATGGAACATGCAAAGGCATTTGCATCTCTTGAATCCGTTGAGATTGTCGGCGTTTATAGTAGAACCAAGTCGCGAGCCGAAGAACTTGCTTCATTGTATAATTCAGAGACATTTGAAAGTATTGATTCTATGTACCAAAAGACTAAAGCCGATGTAGCCGTAGTAACAGTTACCGAGTTATCAATGCCTGAAATCTGTTTTCAATGTTTTCAGTATCCATGGGTTTGTTTTTTAGAAAAACCTGTTGGGATAAATTTATCAATTGCAGAATCAATTTTTGCAAAAGCTAACGAGATGAAGGTTAGAGCTTATGTTGCTCTTAATCGACGATCCTACTCTTCCACGAGACAAGCTGTTAAAGAAATCACGGATGATGAAAGCCCTCGACTGATCTCTATCCTTGACCAACAAGATATGGTTGCCGCAAGGGAAATGGGTCAACCTGAAATTGTTGTTAACAATTATATGTATGCCAACTCCATTCATTTGATAGACTATTTTACTTTGTTTGGAAGAGGTGATGTCATTTCTGTAGATTCCGTTTCCCCTTGGAATCCGGAACATCCCGGAAATGTAGTTTCAGTCATCAGATTTTCGAGTGGCGATGTTGGCGTTTACCAAGCTGTTTGGGACGGCCCCGGACCTTGGGTTGTTACAGTTTCAAACCGTAAAGTTAGACTTGAAATGAGGCCACTCGAAAAGTTAGGAATCCAACGTCGTGGCGAACGCAGACTCACCGAAGTGGAACCTGACATCATTGATAGTGAATTTAAACCCGGTTTGCGCTATCAAGCCGAGCAAATTTTGAATCTTTTAGAGGGAAAACAATTTGCATTGGCAACTCTCGAGTCAGCTACTAAATCCATGAAACTTTGTGCTTCTATTTATGGATTATTGAATTTGGAAAGTTAATTTATTAATGCTTCGTTGATTTTCTGGAATACTAACTCATGCCCATTTTCTGAAAGATGATGCCCGTCGTAATCTACTACAACTTCCTTAGCTAGTTTGCCTTCATATGGATTAATAAAAATTACATTGTTGTTTGAGTTAGCTAATTCATTCAAAGCAGTATTGAAGGTTTTAATATCTTCTTCAATGTTAAAGACATTTTTAATCATATGTTCGCCGGGTGGTGCAATTGCGATGATGATTAATGATGATTGCGATTCAGTGATTCGATTGATTGATTTTTGAATATTATCTTCAAACTGTTTCAATGAAATATATCGGTAATCAAAAAATTTAGTGAATTTATAGTTGTTACGTTTGATATAATCAAGAACAAATCTGCGGAGATATGGAACTCTTCGAATCCATCTTTCAATTTTTGGTGGAACGCCTCGCCTGGTACAATCACATATTCCTACTTGTAAAATTGTAGTAGTAGGCTTTAGAAAAACAATTTCATCTAGTTCTTCCATTAAATTGTTGGATGTAAATCCACGACCATTCTTAAGATAAACAATACTTGTATTTTTCCAATGCGAAAGTAATTTTTCTGTCCAGGTAGATTCAACAGGAGTTCCTTTCCTTGGCATTCCTAACGAATCAGTAAAGGCAAGAATTCTAGCAATTGTATGTTTCAACTTTAAAACGTTTTCCTATATGATATTCGTAATCTAATTTGATTATGTCGATTTCCATAAATTAGTCTAGAATTTTTCTTCAACTTGTCCAGTTTCCCGTTAGGCAGCTACAAACCGGTGAGGTTACAGCTGCACTTTGAATCTTAGAATCTTTGGATGAGTAGAAAAGAGGCAATATTGATTCCTACTAGATGGTAGGCACTGGAAATGGCACCATACAGAATAGGCCTCGGAATGTTCGGATTGATGGCGATGTTAAAAGTATTGGCGGTCAAAAAACCAAATCCAAACAAACTGCCCCAAACAAGTGCATCAATGGTTTGTTGAACTTGAAGTACGGAAAATAAAACCGCTGTCGTTATTGTTATGATGAGCATACAAACCATTGGGCCGAATACAAACAAGAATGCCAATGATTCTGGGGTTTCGTTTTCTTTCCCAAGTGAAGTTCTATATAATTTTTCGAAGAGAATTGTAAACCAAAAATAACCAAGAAAAGAATAAACAAAAAATGCCAAACCAATGGCGATCCAATCCAAATGACTCAAAATTTGTAACATAAACAATTTTCCTTTAATCATGAGTATTGAATGGTTATAATAGATTTTAAAAAGAATGAATTGTAAAAAATCAGGGTGGATTTTTTTTTACATCAAAAATTGTGAGGGTGTTTGACCGGTGAAAGTTTTGAATTCTTTGATAAAATGTGATTGGTCAAAATATCCTAAATCATAAGCAAGTCTAGTAAATGATTTATACTTTGGAATTTCTTGGATAGCCCTACTCATACGTATGATAGAAGATATTTGTTTAGGCGTACCTCCTGTAATTTCTCGAAATTTTTTTTCAAAAGTATCAATACTCAAATTTACATTTGAAGCAATATCATTGATTTTGATCTTTCCCTGTGACTGGTTCATTTGTGAAATCGCTTCAAAAATCCGATGATCAATTGTTTGTTTTTTAATTGTTTTCAGTAAAAAATTTTCTAAATGTTTTGTCTTTGAAACTTGATCTTCTGATTCTAACAAACGTGAATGTAAATCGTTTAGATCTGTTTTATTGAATAATTCGTATCCAGAAATACCGATTTCTTTCAATTCATTCATCGGCATATTGAAAAAAGCAAAAGCTCCCCATGGTTGGAATTTTATGATGATGATTTCTGATCCTTCCGATAGGAGATTGTGTTTTACAGATTTTCTAAGTCCCGATAGAGAGATGGATGGCAAAGCATGTATGTCTTTATGAATCCGGTAACTATGGTTTCCTTTGAGTTTGATTGTCAAAACAAAAGAATGATGTGGATAAATTGATTTTGAAAAACCATTTTGAGTTTGGATAAAAAGGTAACTTTCCACATAACGATGGAGTAACGATTGTGGTTTGTACTCAGTAACAGTGGGCAACATGTGGATTTACTTC includes the following:
- a CDS encoding Gfo/Idh/MocA family protein, giving the protein MIKNDSKKAKGMRVAIIGLGRMGIRHLQAVIKLEMEVCGIADVSAEVIALVSKDYKLEQSVGFTDAYLMLKNTKPTALVIATTAPFHCEYVCAAAELGIKYILCEKPMAISLEEVEKMKSSCDKAGSILAINHQMRFMPQYTQVKALIQEGDRLGTLSSIIVAGSNFGLAMNASHYFEMFRYMTDSNVETIQAWFEEGQLPNPRGPQFEDRSGRLLAKNHLGISMFIDFSSNSGYGLQLVYICRNGQVLVDELTGDLRISSRKTEFRELPTSRYGMPADIINTQIEPADTVVPTVRVWNALLEGESFPDGDAGAHAMACLVAAHSSHENGNVPISINSSNIRKNQKFNWA
- a CDS encoding Gfo/Idh/MocA family protein: MKKWKIAIIGAGYMAMEHAKAFASLESVEIVGVYSRTKSRAEELASLYNSETFESIDSMYQKTKADVAVVTVTELSMPEICFQCFQYPWVCFLEKPVGINLSIAESIFAKANEMKVRAYVALNRRSYSSTRQAVKEITDDESPRLISILDQQDMVAAREMGQPEIVVNNYMYANSIHLIDYFTLFGRGDVISVDSVSPWNPEHPGNVVSVIRFSSGDVGVYQAVWDGPGPWVVTVSNRKVRLEMRPLEKLGIQRRGERRLTEVEPDIIDSEFKPGLRYQAEQILNLLEGKQFALATLESATKSMKLCASIYGLLNLES
- a CDS encoding SGNH/GDSL hydrolase family protein — its product is MKHTIARILAFTDSLGMPRKGTPVESTWTEKLLSHWKNTSIVYLKNGRGFTSNNLMEELDEIVFLKPTTTILQVGICDCTRRGVPPKIERWIRRVPYLRRFVLDYIKRNNYKFTKFFDYRYISLKQFEDNIQKSINRITESQSSLIIIAIAPPGEHMIKNVFNIEEDIKTFNTALNELANSNNNVIFINPYEGKLAKEVVVDYDGHHLSENGHELVFQKINEALIN
- a CDS encoding DUF1761 domain-containing protein, whose protein sequence is MLQILSHLDWIAIGLAFFVYSFLGYFWFTILFEKLYRTSLGKENETPESLAFLFVFGPMVCMLIITITTAVLFSVLQVQQTIDALVWGSLFGFGFLTANTFNIAINPNIPRPILYGAISSAYHLVGINIASFLLIQRF
- a CDS encoding helix-turn-helix transcriptional regulator, coding for MLPTVTEYKPQSLLHRYVESYLFIQTQNGFSKSIYPHHSFVLTIKLKGNHSYRIHKDIHALPSISLSGLRKSVKHNLLSEGSEIIIIKFQPWGAFAFFNMPMNELKEIGISGYELFNKTDLNDLHSRLLESEDQVSKTKHLENFLLKTIKKQTIDHRIFEAISQMNQSQGKIKINDIASNVNLSIDTFEKKFREITGGTPKQISSIIRMSRAIQEIPKYKSFTRLAYDLGYFDQSHFIKEFKTFTGQTPSQFLM